A genomic region of Nakaseomyces glabratus chromosome C, complete sequence contains the following coding sequences:
- the RSM26 gene encoding mitochondrial 37S ribosomal protein mS42 (CAGL0C04697g~Ortholog(s) have structural constituent of ribosome activity, role in cellular response to drug and mitochondrial small ribosomal subunit localization), translating into MLRVGKRLIWKGVRGIHVVPKLPNGQELSRRGIPKVLSKDGFDLVWSQQQGYVCDKLTLATAGTSLESYLPFHILLKTAKNQHQSHIFNLASAAHNNHLFIENILPVTEEGSALSETNKPSRLLEARLVDSFGHGWDQVKEEMVKSATDNVIGEGWLFLVENSNKELHILTIQNNGTPYYFPRNQLFDMNSAIRPEEYQHTKSVKELVDKASELGKKVDDWTMPLICVNLWDHAYLADYGVQNRAKYVRNVLDNLNWSVVNNRLFTDPVA; encoded by the coding sequence ATGTTAAGAGTTGGAAAGAGGCTGATCTGGAAGGGCGTTCGTGGTATCCATGTGGTTCCCAAGCTGCCCAATGGGCAGGAGTTGAGTCGGCGAGGTATTCCCAAGGTGCTGAGCAAAGACGGGTTTGATCTAGTTTGGAGTCAGCAGCAAGGGTATGTGTGTGACAAGCTGACGCTTGCCACCGCGGGCACGAGTCTGGAGTCGTACTTGCCGTTTCATATACTGTTGAAGACGGCGAAGAACCAGCACCAGAGCCACATCTTCAACCTCGCCTCTGCGGCGCATAATAACCACTTGTTTATAGAGAACATACTGCCTGTGACGGAGGAAGGTAGTGCGCTGAGCGAGACCAATAAGCCCTCGAGGCTTCTGGAGGCCAGGCTAGTGGATTCGTTCGGGCACGGGTGGGACCAAGTGAAGGAAGAGATGGTCAAGAGTGCTACTGACAACGTCATTGGCGAAGGTTGGCTGTTCTTGGTTGAGAACAGCAACAAGGAGCTGCACATACTCACGATACAAAACAATGGTACCCCTTACTACTTTCCTAGGAACCAGCTGTTTGACATGAACAGCGCCATAAGACCAGAGGAGTACCAGCATACTAAGAGCGTGAAAGAGCTTGTAGACAAGGCCTCTGAGCTTGGCAAGAAGGTTGACGATTGGACCATGCCTCTGATCTGTGTGAACCTTTGGGATCACGCCTATTTGGCAGACTACGGGGTACAGAACAGAGCCAAGTATGTCAGAAATGTGTTGGACAACTTGAACTGGTCTGTGGTCAACAACAGACTGTTCACTGACCCAGTTGCATAG
- the AIM25 gene encoding Aim25p (CAGL0C04631g~Ortholog(s) have role in cellular response to heat, cellular response to oxidative stress, chronological cell aging, negative regulation of autophagy of mitochondrion and mitochondrion localization): protein MLPLRLRLIPRVRAARLFSTSAATRQVIRNGSFRRHARRNQVAGQGYDYNDTMSLNRGSSIITINHPIATTILNEPTIIVERQLELMNVFLGYEQANKYAIMDAMGNKIGYMMERDFSIGKAIMRQFYRLHRPFIVDVFDNWGNILMSIRRPFSFINSHIKAIIPSQVTQVIRNGKDVTQDLNVLEDNGTMVGETIQRWHVWRRKYDLFQKDPNTSDDEVLNQFGEINAPFLSFEFPVLDQSGKIMGGVDRNWVGLGREFFTDTGVYIIRFDAQRSYMNNDGTMIYPPEIMSNEIMNFDQRAVLLANAVSIDFDYFSRHSNHGGFVSFGSYE, encoded by the coding sequence ATGCTGCCACTGAGACTGAGACTAATACCAAGAGTGAGAGCTGCTAGGCTGTTTAGCACCTCAGCAGCCACAAGACAAGTAATACGTAATGGATCCTTTAGGAGACACGCCAGGAGAAACCAGGTTGCTGGTCAGGGCTATGACTACAATGACACTATGAGCTTAAACCGCGGTTCCAGCATAATCACTATAAACCACCCGATCGCTACTACTATTCTAAATGAACCTACTATTATCGTTGAGAGGCAACTTGAACTGATGAATGTGTTTCTAGGGTATGAGCAGGCAAATAAGTACGCCATCATGGATGCAATGGGGAACAAGATCGGATATATGATGGAACGtgatttttcaattggTAAGGCCATAATGAGACAATTTTACCGGTTACACAGACCTTTTATAGTAGATGTCTTTGACAACTGGGGGAACATACTGATGAGTATTAGAAGACCTTTCTCCTTTATCAACTCACATATCAAAGCTATCATACCCTCGCAAGTGACCCAGGTGATACGGAATGGGAAGGATGTCACACAGGATCTTAATGTGCTCGAGGATAATGGTACCATGGTAGGTGAAACAATACAGAGGTGGCATGTCTGGAGACGTAAATATGACCTCTTCCAAAAAGATCCAAATACCtcagatgatgaagttTTAAATCAATTTGGAGAGATCAATGCACCTTTTCTGTCTTTCGAATTCCCTGTTTTAGACCAGTCCGGTAAGATTATGGGCGGTGTTGATCGTAATTGGGTCGGGCTAGGCAGAGAGTTCTTCACTGACACAGGTGTCTACATAATCAGATTTGATGCACAACGCAGTTACATGAACAATGATGGAACTATGATATACCCTCCTGAAATTATGAGCAACGAAATAATGAATTTTGATCAAAGAGCTGTCCTGTTAGCTAACGCTGTCTCTATc
- the SOD1 gene encoding superoxide dismutase SOD1 (CAGL0C04741g~Cytosolic copper-zinc superoxide dismutase), with product MVKAVAVLRGSAGVSGVVTLEQASEQDPTTITYEIAGNDPNAERGFHIHEFGDVTNGCVSAGPHFNPFKKTHGAPQDENRHVGDLGNIKTDAQGVAKGVITDSLVKLIGPTSVVGRSVVVHAGTDDLGKGGNEESLKTGNAGPRPACGVIGLTN from the coding sequence ATGGTTAAAGCTGTTGCTGTTTTGAGAGGAAGTGCCGGTGTCTCCGGTGTGGTTACTTTGGAGCAAGCCTCCGAACAGGACCCTACCACTATCACCTACGAGATTGCAGGCAACGACCCTAACGCTGAGCGTGGTTTCCACATCCACGAGTTCGGTGACGTTACCAACGGCTGTGTCTCCGCTGGCCCTCACTTCAACCCTTTCAAGAAGACCCACGGTGCGCCACAGGACGAGAACAGACACGTCGGTGACTTGGGAAACATCAAGACCGACGCCCAGGGTGTCGCCAAGGGTGTCATCACCGACAGCCTCGTCAAGCTGATCGGCCCTACCTCCGTCGTCGGCAGATCCGTCGTCGTCCACGCCGGTACTGACGACCTCGGCAAGGGCGGTAACGAGGAGTCCCTGAAGACTGGTAACGCTGGCCCAAGACCAGCCTGCGGTGTCATCGGCCTAACCAACTAA
- the VPS25 gene encoding ESCRT-II subunit protein VPS25 (CAGL0C04719g~Ortholog(s) have structural molecule activity) produces the protein MPSIYAFPPLYTRQPNSLVRKQQIDTWIDILTEWCKSHRVFELGKDGVPVRESDASDADDGADGGTTTGNEAGRSLFKNEEINRAVPPLFIDEIWSVMATRGVALVTEGRASYYVLWRTLDSWASLILQWFETVGKLNQVVTLYELTESDETADWEFHSMPLPLLHRCLKPLCNRNRATLMKDEHGTPVALKVV, from the coding sequence ATGCCCTCGATATACGCCTTCCCGCCGCTATACACCCGGCAGCCCAACTCGCTGGTCCGCAAGCAGCAGATAGACACCTGGATAGACATCCTCACCGAGTGGTGCAAGTCCCACCGGGTCTTCGAGCTCGGCAAGGACGGTGTACCCGTCAGGGAGAGCGACGCCAGCGATGCCGATGACGGTGCCGATGGTGGCACTACTACCGGCAACGAAGCTGGCCGCAGCCTGTTCAAGAACGAGGAGATCAACAGGGCAGTGCCGCCGCTGTTTATCGATGAGATATGGTCGGTGATGGCCACCAGAGGCGTGGCCCTGGTCACAGAGGGCCGCGCCAGCTACTACGTGCTGTGGCGGACGCTGGACTCCTGGGCCTCTTTGATCCTGCAATGGTTCGAAACCGTCGGAAAGCTGAACCAGGTTGTGACTCTTTATGAGCTGACGGAGAGCGACGAGACCGCGGACTGGGAGTTCCACTCTATGCCCTTGCCCCTGCTGCACCGTTGCTTGAAACCGCTGTGTAACCGGAACAGAGCGACACTGATGAAAGATGAGCACGGAACACCAGTGGCATTGAAAGTTGTATGA